From a single Papaver somniferum cultivar HN1 unplaced genomic scaffold, ASM357369v1 unplaced-scaffold_133, whole genome shotgun sequence genomic region:
- the LOC113333593 gene encoding uncharacterized protein LOC113333593: MTFDAEDIEEDMEDHNDPLVLTLPVVGCNIKKILIDGGISVNVLFYNTFKRMELNDEQLMSSYYTIYGFNGAPTKPLGDIVLQVNAGPMKVNTRFSVVDAPSPYNAIIRRRWVHKLKGAATTYHQYLRFPTPEGVMEIKGDQFTARECQALQNHLNNEQDEQRKSRRARNKEAAKEKAIDLYLEEIFRESLTKGSVVLNTEASTSTTKEIEEPTK; the protein is encoded by the coding sequence atgaCTTTCGACGCTGAAGACATCGAAGAGGATATGGAAGATCACAATGATCCTTTGGTCCTCACGTTACCAGTTGTAGGATGCAATATCaagaagatcctcatcgacggaggGATCTCAGTTAATGTTCTGTTTTATAACACATTCAAACGAATGGAGCTTAACGACGAACAGCTAATGTCTTcgtactacaccatctacgggtttaACGGGGCACCTACGAAGCCATTAGGAGACATCGTCTTGCAAGTAAACGCAGGCCCCATGAAAGTGAacacacgattcagcgtggtagatGCTCCTTCCCCTTATAATGCCATTATTAGACGAAGATGGgtgcacaagctcaaaggagcgGCGACGACTTAtcaccaatacctcagatttccaacacccgaaggggtaatggaaataAAAGGAGATCAATTCACTGCTCGGGAATGCCAGGCtctacaaaatcatctcaacaacgaacaagatgaGCAGCGGAAATCCCGAAGGGCCCGAAACAAAGAAGCTGCTAAAgaaaaagcaattgacctttatcTCGAAGAGATTTTCAGAGAAAGTCTAACGAAGGGTAGCGTCGTTCTAAACACGGaagcaagtacttcaacaactaaagaaattgaagaaccaaCCAAATAG
- the LOC113333594 gene encoding uncharacterized protein LOC113333594: MALVQTLASQIPTIKFRHLGRKELRNTDALDYISSMMRDEGIKAIKITRVYEPSVIPQEAFARKDDVGEDIADDDVGEDIADNFHEDNIMTRANEDEDFKNEEDRRTEVHIFLKEGTQSADFKQVSKVQSKERRYDLRDGILYKKSFLGPLLRCLSREEGHRVLKDIHYGDAGNHSGMRSLEDKAKMQGYYWPAMIRDAARMSRRCEEC, translated from the coding sequence ATGGCTTTGGTCCAGACTCTGGCATCCCAAATACCAACTATCAAATTCCGACACTTAGGCAGAAAGGAACTCAGGAACACTGACGCCTTAGATTATATATCATCCATGATGAGAGACGAAGGTATCAAGGCAATCAAGATAACTAGAGTATACGAACCCTCAGTCATCCCTCAGGAAGCCTTCGCTCGTAAAGACGACGTAGGGGAGGATATCGCTGACGATGACGTAGGAGAAGACATAGCTGACAACTTTCACGAAGATAATATCATGACAAGAGCCAacgaagacgaagatttcaagaacGAAGAAGATCGGAGAACCGAAGTTCACATTTTCCTCAAAGAAGGGACGCAGTCTGCGGACTTCAAACAAGTTAGTAAGGTGCAGTCGAAGGAAAGAAGGTATGACCTGCGGGATGGAATCTTATATAAAAAGTCTTTCCTTGGACCATTGTTACGCTGCCTGTCAAGAGAAGAAGGACATCGGGTGTTGAAAGACATACACTACGGAGATGCGGGCAACCatagcggaatgagatccctagaaGATAAGGCAAAAATGCAAGGGTATTACTGGCCAGCAATGATACGAGATGCTGCGAGAATGTCAAGGAGATGTGAGGAATGCTAG
- the LOC113333683 gene encoding uncharacterized protein LOC113333683 encodes MIQSISVGKKKVTFKHVDLEVFKKKHCLEFFDVKFFAPDDDLSYDMIVNYKYDEFHLLTTIGAFEAGLMLPLYKSGDSFYYDVLADREGSTDNTHCRSVVQLSGNYLRTLRECYLRSHGETTMTCYTPDLAERDMYTPANFNASFGNYVNSRNRNPWSAGLRSIHASRGEVHLLSEVSDSKLRYVPGTEGTSQQKLFPNCEKLKRDHDYEWHVTVIEVLGPWAYDWVPGPRGWRPTAASQPRDSAPARYGDFCPWRLNFDDMSFEYAIDAADEDESSDVVLPPKGYAAAKTKKKKKIGAVQSSTAPAEEADFQDEVNSPVNDENVEDEEEVTDDEERIETSPPNHEKDASNDGGTHEERVTPDIPINDTPIGSVQDQGNGDAEPQPTNPAPEFSFGKIHSAGGQMDINAAMGLAEEFSLLLTNDDWDVLGDEGEKTVGGVGTEAGGEKAAGTGDEEAAGTGGEKAVGQEGNLGGEGDETRVNEEARYEKCSAGLGDVADIGTSDGPSSEGFDRSLMQDGDEEKSDVCVEPCPSDTR; translated from the exons ATGATACAAAGTATTTCAGTGGGGAaaaagaaggtcactttcaagcatgtaGACCTCGAAGTGTTCAAAAAGAAGCATTGCCTTGAATTTTTTGATGTCAAATTCTTTGCGCCAGATGACGATCTTTCCTATGATATGATTGTGAACTATAAGTACGATGAGTTTCACTTGCTGACTACTAtaggagccttcgaggcgggtctgaTGCTGCCCTTGTATAAGTCGGGTGATTCTTTTTACTATGACGTTCTGGCTGATCGCGAAGGTTCCACCGACAATACTCATTGTCGTTCAGTGGTGCAGCTAAGTGGGAACTATCTTCGGAccttgagggagtgttatcttcgtagtcatggtgaAACGACGATGACCTGCTATACTCCCGATCTCGCCGAGAGAGACATGTACACTCCTGCAAACTTTAATGCCTCCTTTGGgaattatgtcaacagtaggaaccgCAATCCTTGGAGTGCAGGTCTTCGTTCAATTCATGCTTCTCGTGGTGAAGTTCATCTCTTAAGTGAGGTGAGTGATTCAAAGCTTCGCTACGTTCCTGGTACCGAAGGGACTTCTCAGCAGAAACTCTTTCCTAATTGTGAAAAGCTCaaacgtgatcatgactatgagtggcaTGTCACCGTTATTGAAGTTCTCGGTCCTTGGGCTTACGACTGGGTACCTGGTCCGCGGGGCTGGCGTCCTACCGCTGCTAGTCAACCTCGTGATAGCGCTCCCGCTCGCTATGGTGACTTCTGCCCCTGGCGGTTGAACTTCGATGACATGAGTTTCGAATATGCCATTGACGCTGCTGACGAAGATGAAAGCTCCGATGTTGTCCTTCCTCCGAAGGGTTATGCCGCTGCTAAG acaaagaagaaaaagaagattggcGCGGTTCAGTCTTCTACTGCCCCTGCGGAGGAGGCAGACTTTCAGGATGAGGTTAACAGCCCCGTGAATGATGAAAATGTTGAGGACGAAGAGGAGGTTACCGATGACGAGGAACGAATAGAGACTTCCCCTCCTAATCATGAGAAGGATGCAAGCAATGACGGTGGTACCCACGAAGAGAGAGTTACGCCTGACATTCCGATAAACGATACCCCTATTGGATCGGTGCAAGACCAGGGGAATGGGGATGCCGAGCCTCAGCCAACAAATCCTGCCccagaattttcttttggtaagaTTCATTCCGCTGGGGGTCAGATGGATATTAACGCTGCCATGGGACTAGCTGAGGAGTTTTCTTTGCTTTTGACGAATGATGACTGGGATGTTCTTGGGGACGAAGGTGAGAAAACCGTTGGTGGGGTAGGAACCGAGGCTGGTGGAGAAAAGGCAGCTGGAACCGGTGATGAAGAGGCTGCTGGGACCGGTGGCGAAAAAGCAGTTGGTCAAGAGGGAAATTTGGGTGGTGAGGGCGATGAAACTCGTGTTAATGAGGAGGCCAGGTACGAGAAGTGTTCAGCTGGTCTAGGGGACGTGGCTGATATTGGAACTTCCGATGGTCCATCTTCGGAGGGTTTTGATAGATCCCTGATGCAGGATGGTGAtgaagaaaaatctgatgtttGTGTCGAACCCTGCCCCAGTGATACCCGGTGA
- the LOC113333595 gene encoding proline-rich protein HaeIII subfamily 1-like gives MDDRHRVPYQTPPSSPYRFPHRSPDISPPKDGPPRSSQLDPRARKVPSSSGPKVFTTKKGDPPKGSRYAVNRPVANPSSLRADPKGVPQSSSQRVDPKGVQQPSPQRVDPKGMQQPSPQRAEPLNVRPLQSLPPQASMQSRPRA, from the coding sequence ATGGATGATCGTCATCGGGTTCCCTATCAAACTCCGCCGTCAAGTCCCTACAGATTCCCACATAGAAGTCCTGATATATCTCCGCCAAAGGATGGTCCGCCAAGGTCTTCGCAGCTAGATCCGCGAGCCCGGAAAGTTCCATCATCTTCGGGTCCGAAGGTTTTTACTACGAAGAAAGGAGATCCACCGAAGGGGTCTCGGTATGCGGTTAACCGTCCAGTGGCCAACCCCTCTTCTCTGCGTGCTGATCCAAAGGGTGTGCCGCAATCTTCTTCCCAGCGTGTTGATCCAAAGGGTGTTCAACAACCTTCTCCCCAGCGTGTTGATCCGAAGGGTATGCAACAACCTTCTCCTCAGCGTGCTGAGCCATTAAATGTTCGTCCTCTTCAATCCCTGCCGCCTCAGGCGTCGATGCAGTCGAGACCTAGAGCTTAG
- the LOC113333684 gene encoding auxin-responsive protein IAA12-like — translation MEGGLGLIGGGGGGGGISSGGSTNGSVSTVTKAVEQDYSFMGSSTEVCSSYQSNPQTEAELELGLGLSLGGGIVSKSITTCSKKEHGGRILSVEDLGSIGSAASSFSSSGRGSCSNNNGSSAAVAGTKRTADSVPEPATNTAASQVVGWPPIRAYRMNSLVNQVKVSSKGDNNLKKKVTTINCSSNDDKNNTIVKENGRNLWFVKVNMDGERIGRKVDLNAHTCYDTLAQALEEMFHKPTIANFIRSNGEKEFSSKLLDGSSDFVLTYEDREGDWMLVGDVPWGMFLNTAKRLRIMRTSEMNGLEAPRFEYPEKQMKKPI, via the exons ATGGAAGGTGGTTTGGGTCtaataggtggtggtggtggaggaggaggaatTTCATCAGGAGGTTCAACAAATGGGTCGGTGTCAACGGTTACAAAAGCTGTAGAACAAGATTATTCCTTTATGGGTTCATCAACAGAGGTTTGTTCGTCGTATCAATCAAATCCACAAACTGAAGCCGAACTTGAATTAGGTCTTGGGTTAAGTcttggtggtggtattgtaagtaAGTCTATAACTACTTGTTCGAAGAAAGAACATGGAGGAAGGATTTTGAGTGTTGAAGATTTGGGTTCTATTGGTTCTGCAGCTTCTTCTTTCTCCTCTTCTGGTAGAGGTAGTTGTAGTAATAACAATGgttcttctgctgctgttgctggtaCAAAAAGAACTGCTGACTCTGTTCCAGAACCAGCAACTAATACTGCTGCCAG TCAGGTTGTAGGATGGCCACCTATTAGGGCATATAGGATGAACAGTTTAGTAAACCAAGTGAAAGTTTCATCTAAAGGAGATAACAACTTAAAGAAGAAGGTAACTACCATAAACTGCAGCAGCAACGATGACAAAAACAATACTATTGTTAAGGAGAACGGGCGCAATTTGTGGTTTGTCAAGGTTAATATGGACGGAGAACGAATTGGAAGGAAGGTGGATCTGAATGCGCATACCTGCTATGATACACTTGCTCAAGCTTTGGAGGAAATGTTTCACAAACCAACAATTGCTAATTTCATCC GTTCAAATGGAGAGAAGGAATTTTCCTCCAAACTCTTGGATGGATCGAGTGATTTTGTCCTAACATATGAAGACAGAGAAGGAGACTGGATGCTTGTTGGAGATGTTCCATGGGG GATGTTTCTTAACACCGCAAAGAGGCTCAGAATCATGAGGACATCAGAGATGAATGGACTAG AAGCTCCAAGATTTGAATATCCTGAGAAACAAATGAAGAAGCCTATATAG
- the LOC113333597 gene encoding putative uncharacterized protein DDB_G0289963, producing MQGQFASPSACIAAQHGDLVSWWLSYGDKYSSLQKIAVKILSQTNTSSGSERNLSVFERIHTKLRNRLLSSRINDLVYVQYNLKLEQQRIKGKARRHNIDVHDVHSLLKDDNMLDWIAGEDETPVLPQEEQWLNMLEEEVVNNPEHVPPPYNWHDPEVQIPYERLPVSDFGNLSFGDNTQGYENVNPTYDSRYTSDRSDHGVQHMNEGYNSNIDNNNEVGNNDDENEGGYDDDNGGYNDDDTYADEYSQYPHDNDYDVERNRRENQEYMNKSKKGGGRSWFT from the coding sequence ATGCAAGGtcaatttgcatcaccatcagcatGTATTGCAGCTCAACATGGTGATCTCGTAAGTTGGTGGTTATCTTATGGTGATAAGTATTCATCCCTCCAGAAGATTGCAGTAAAGATATTAAGTCAAACAAATACATCGTCTGGATCAGAGAGGAATTtaagtgtgtttgaaagaatccATACCAAACTACGCAATCGTTTACTTTCATCGAGAATAAATGATCTGGTGTATGTCCAGTACAATTTGAAGTTGGAGCAACAAAGAATTAAAGGTAAAGCAAGGCGACATAACATTGATGTTCACGACGTTCATAGTCTATTGAAGGATGACAATATGCTTGACTGGATAGcgggggaagacgaaacaccGGTTTTGCCTCAAGAAGAACAATGGTTAAATATGCTGGAAGAGGAAGTCGTTAATAATCCAGAGCATGTCCCTCCACCATACAACTGGCATGATCCTGAAGTTCAAATCCCATACGAAAGGTTACCAGTGAGTGACTTTGGTAATCTTTCATTTGGAGACAACACACAAGGTTATGAGAATGTGAATCCAACATATGATTCTCGTTACACTTCCGATCGCTCTGACCATGGTGTTCAACATATGAACGAAGGATATAATTCTAATATTGATAACAATAATGAAgtaggtaacaatgatgatgaaaaTGAAGGAGGTTATGATGACGATAATGGAGGTTATAATGATGATGATACTTATGCAGATGAATATAGCCAGTACCCCCACGACAACGACTATGATGTGGAAAGGAACCGCCGAGAAAATCAAGAATACATGAATAAATCAAAAAAAGGTGGTGGTCGTAGTTGGTTCACGTAG